One region of Parus major isolate Abel unplaced genomic scaffold, Parus_major1.1 Scaffold276, whole genome shotgun sequence genomic DNA includes:
- the PREB gene encoding prolactin regulatory element-binding protein isoform X2, whose protein sequence is MAPRRPAELYRAPFPLYTVRLHARRPLAITAGGGGAAKTGIRNGVHFLQLEQIGGQLSASLLHCHDTETRATMTMALAGDVIAAGQDNSCHILRFSLQEPEGPATAGKDGSEEKGARRRRGPAGGAQGSSQSRAREVRVESLQRVRTDFSPDALQKAVRFSADGALLATGGADGFLRLWEFPSMKKTLEFRAHDGEIEDIALGPDNKVVTAGRDFQCCVWQQDQLVTGLRWHENLPGIPDKAYRYQACRFGAVEGSAGALRLYTVQVPHKRERRPPPCYLTKWDGKSFLPLLTRPCGSEVVSCLSISDSGTFLGLGTVTGSVAIHIAFSLQRLYYVKEAHGIVVTDVAFIPESWPGRELLGGHEAALLSVAVDSRCKLHLLPTRRSLPVWLLLLLCAGLIVATILLLQLAFPGFL, encoded by the exons ATGGCGCCCCGGCGTCCCGCCGAGCTGTACCGGGCGCCGTTCCCGCTCTACACCGTCCGCCTGCACGCGCGGCGGCCCCTCGCCATCACCGCCGGCGGCGGAGGCGCCGCCAAGACCGGCATCCGGAATGGCGTG CacttcctgcagctggagcagatcGGGGGCCAGCTCAGCGCGTCGCTGCTGCACTGCCACGACACCGAAACCCGCGCCACCATGACCATGGCGCTGGCCGGGGATGTCATTGCGGCCGGGCAGGACAACAGCTGCCACATCCTGCGCTTCAGCCTGCAGGAGCCCGAGGGGCCGGCTACCGCCGGGAAAGACG GCAGCGAGGAGAAgggggcgcggcggcggcgagGCCCTGCCGGGGGGGCACAGGGGAGCTCGCAGAGCCGGGCCCGCGAGGTGAGGGTGGAGAGCCTGCAGCGCGTGCGCACCGACTTCAGCCCCGACGCCCTGCAGAAGGCCGTGCGCTTCAGCGCCGACGGAGCCCTGCTCGCCACCGGCGGGGCTGACGGCTTCCTGCGCCTCTGGGAG tTCCCCAGCATGAAGAAGACGTTGGAGTTCAGAGCCCACGATGGGGAGATTGAGGACATTGCACTGGGCCCTGACAACAAG gTGGTGACGGCGGGGAGGGACTTCCAGTGCTGCgtgtggcagcaggaccagctgGTGACGGGGCTGCGCTGGCACGAGAACCTGCCCGGCATCCCCGACAAGGCCTATCGCTACCAGGCCTGCCG GTTTGGGGCTGtggagggcagtgctggggctctgcGGCTCTACACAGTGCAGGTGCCCCACAAGCGGGAGCGCCGCCCCCCGCCCTGCTACCTGACCAAGTGGGATGGGAAGAGCTTCCTGCCACTGCTGACGCGGCCCTGTGGCTCCGAGGTGGTCTCCTGCCTCTCCATCAG TGATTCGGGCaccttcctggggctgggcacagtGACGGGCTCCGTGGCCATCCACATTGCCTTCTCACTGCAG AGGTTGTACTACGTGAAGGAGGCCCATGGCATTGTGGTGACTGACGTGGCCTTCATCCCCGAGAGCTGGCCTGGgcgggagctgctggggggcCACGAGGCTGCCCTGCTCAGCGTGGCTGTGGACAGCCGCTGCAAGCTGCACCTGCTGCCCACCCGCC GCTCCCTCCctgtctggctgctgctgctgctctgtgccgGGCTCATCGTGGCCACCatcttgctgctgcagctcgCCTTCCCAGGCTTCCTGTAG
- the PREB gene encoding prolactin regulatory element-binding protein isoform X1: protein MAPRRPAELYRAPFPLYTVRLHARRPLAITAGGGGAAKTGIRNGVHFLQLEQIGGQLSASLLHCHDTETRATMTMALAGDVIAAGQDNSCHILRFSLQEPEGPATAGKDGSEEKGARRRRGPAGGAQGSSQSRAREVRVESLQRVRTDFSPDALQKAVRFSADGALLATGGADGFLRLWEFPSMKKTLEFRAHDGEIEDIALGPDNKQVVTAGRDFQCCVWQQDQLVTGLRWHENLPGIPDKAYRYQACRFGAVEGSAGALRLYTVQVPHKRERRPPPCYLTKWDGKSFLPLLTRPCGSEVVSCLSISDSGTFLGLGTVTGSVAIHIAFSLQRLYYVKEAHGIVVTDVAFIPESWPGRELLGGHEAALLSVAVDSRCKLHLLPTRRSLPVWLLLLLCAGLIVATILLLQLAFPGFL, encoded by the exons ATGGCGCCCCGGCGTCCCGCCGAGCTGTACCGGGCGCCGTTCCCGCTCTACACCGTCCGCCTGCACGCGCGGCGGCCCCTCGCCATCACCGCCGGCGGCGGAGGCGCCGCCAAGACCGGCATCCGGAATGGCGTG CacttcctgcagctggagcagatcGGGGGCCAGCTCAGCGCGTCGCTGCTGCACTGCCACGACACCGAAACCCGCGCCACCATGACCATGGCGCTGGCCGGGGATGTCATTGCGGCCGGGCAGGACAACAGCTGCCACATCCTGCGCTTCAGCCTGCAGGAGCCCGAGGGGCCGGCTACCGCCGGGAAAGACG GCAGCGAGGAGAAgggggcgcggcggcggcgagGCCCTGCCGGGGGGGCACAGGGGAGCTCGCAGAGCCGGGCCCGCGAGGTGAGGGTGGAGAGCCTGCAGCGCGTGCGCACCGACTTCAGCCCCGACGCCCTGCAGAAGGCCGTGCGCTTCAGCGCCGACGGAGCCCTGCTCGCCACCGGCGGGGCTGACGGCTTCCTGCGCCTCTGGGAG tTCCCCAGCATGAAGAAGACGTTGGAGTTCAGAGCCCACGATGGGGAGATTGAGGACATTGCACTGGGCCCTGACAACAAG caggTGGTGACGGCGGGGAGGGACTTCCAGTGCTGCgtgtggcagcaggaccagctgGTGACGGGGCTGCGCTGGCACGAGAACCTGCCCGGCATCCCCGACAAGGCCTATCGCTACCAGGCCTGCCG GTTTGGGGCTGtggagggcagtgctggggctctgcGGCTCTACACAGTGCAGGTGCCCCACAAGCGGGAGCGCCGCCCCCCGCCCTGCTACCTGACCAAGTGGGATGGGAAGAGCTTCCTGCCACTGCTGACGCGGCCCTGTGGCTCCGAGGTGGTCTCCTGCCTCTCCATCAG TGATTCGGGCaccttcctggggctgggcacagtGACGGGCTCCGTGGCCATCCACATTGCCTTCTCACTGCAG AGGTTGTACTACGTGAAGGAGGCCCATGGCATTGTGGTGACTGACGTGGCCTTCATCCCCGAGAGCTGGCCTGGgcgggagctgctggggggcCACGAGGCTGCCCTGCTCAGCGTGGCTGTGGACAGCCGCTGCAAGCTGCACCTGCTGCCCACCCGCC GCTCCCTCCctgtctggctgctgctgctgctctgtgccgGGCTCATCGTGGCCACCatcttgctgctgcagctcgCCTTCCCAGGCTTCCTGTAG
- the SLC5A6 gene encoding sodium-dependent multivitamin transporter isoform X2 yields MEFTAIDYGIFALLLVLSSAIGLFYALSGDRQRTVQEFLLANRDMGCLPVALSLLASFQSAVAILGVPAEIFRFGTEYWFLGCSYFLGLLIPAHIFIPVFYRLRITSTYEYLELRFNKTVRVFGTITFIFQMVIYMGVVLYAPALALNAVTGFDLWSAVLTMGLVCTLYTTLGGLKAVIWTDVFQTLVMLAGQVAVIVVGAWRVGGMARVWRVAEQEGKISGIDLDPNPLERHTFWSLAVGGIFMMLSLYGVNQAQVQRYLSARSEREAKLSCYAVFPCQQIVLCLSCLTGLVMFVYDQEHPLAPSQRYASSDQLVLFFVMDVLRDLPGLPGLFVACLFSGALSTISSAFNSLATVTMEDLVRPHFPGLSESRATLISKLLALGYGLLCLGMAYVSSLLGPVLQAAISIFGMVGGPLLGLFCLGMFFPCANPTGAVVGLLAGLVMAFWIGIGSFLHSTAGAKGVSPANSTALPTVGNLSTVLATTLLPPTSAPPRPTGLQRFYSLSYMWYSAHNSTTVILVGVLVSLLTGPTPPAALDPRTISPVLPWLLCCLPPKIRQWFCCGGGDPVQGPSHVDTMEKNNGVPNGLLPPGPDQQGKEEGQGYIRSAGAPMYTVQETSF; encoded by the exons ATGGAGTTCACGGCCATCGACTACGGCATCTTCGcgctgctgctggtgctgtccTCGGCCATCGGGCTGTTCTACGCGCTGAGCGGCGACCGGCAGCGCACGGTGCAGGAGTTCCTGCTAGCCAACCGTGACATGGGCTGCCTGCCCGTcgccctgtccctgctggcctCCTTCCAGTCAGCTGTGGCCATCCTGGGAGTGCCAGCTGAGATCTTTCGCTTCGGCACCGAGTACTGGTTCCTTGGCTGCTCCTATTTCCTGGGGCTGCTCATCCCGGCGCACATCTTCATCCCCGTCTTCTACCGTCTGCGCATCACCAGCACCTATGAG TACCTGGAGCTGCGCTTCAACAAGACGGTGCGAGTCTTCGGCACCATCACCTTCATCTTCCAGATG GTTATCTACATGGGTGTGGTGCTCTACGCACCCGCGCTGGCCCTCAACGCAG TGACGGGCTTTGACCTCTGGAGCGCGGTGCTGACCATGGGGCTGGTCTGCACGCTCTACACTACGCTG ggtgggCTGAAGGCCGTCATCTGGACAGATGTGTTCCAGACGCTGGTGATGCTGGCGGGGCAGGTTGCCGTCATCGTGGTGGGCGCATGGCGGGTGGGGGGCATGGCCCGTGTCTGGCGCGTGGCTGAGCAGGAGGGCAAGATCTCCGGCATTGA CCTGGACCCCAACCCCCTGGAACGTCACACCTTCTGGTCGCTGGCCGTGGGTGGGATCTTCATGATGCTCTCGCTGTACGGGGTGAACCAGGCGCAGGTGCAGCGCTACCTCAGCGCCCGCAGCGAGCGGGAGGCCAAGCT CTCCTGCTACGCCGTGTTCCCCTGCCAGCAGATTGtgctctgcctcagctgccTCACCGGCCTCGTCATGTTCGTCTATGACCAGGAGCACCCGCTGGCACCCAGCCAGCGCTACGCCTCCTCTGACCAG ctggtgCTGTTCTTCGTGATGGACGTGCTGCGGGACCTGCCGGGGCTGCCCGGGCTCTTTGTCGCCTGCCTCTTCAGCGGTGCCCTCAG caccaTCTCCTCTGCCTTCAACTCGCTGGCCACGGTGACCATGGAGGACCTGGTGCGGCCGCACTTCCCCGGGCTGTCGGAGTCACGGGCCACGCTGATCTCCAAGCTGCTGG ctctcGGTTAtgggctgctgtgcctggggatgGCGTATGTGTCCTCCCTGCTGGGACCTGTGCTGCAG GCGGCCATCAGCATCTTTGGCATGGTGGGGGGTCCACTCCTGGGGCTCTTCTGCCTCGGCATGTTCTTCCCCTGTGCCAACCCCACG GGAGCTGTCGTGGGGCTCCTGGCTGGACTGGTCATGGCCTTCTGGATAGGCATTGGCAgcttcctgcacagcacagccgGGGCCAAGGGGGTCTCCCCAGCcaacagcacagcactgcccacTGTGGGCAACCTCAGCACTGTCCTGGCTACCACCCTGCTGCCCCCCACATCAGCACCCCCGAG GCCCACCGGGCTGCAGCGCTTCTACAGCCTGTCCTACATGTGGTACAGTGCCCACAACTCCACCACTGTCATCCTGGTGGGGGTCCTGGTCAGCCTGCTCACTG GCCCCACGCCGCCGGCGGCACTGGACCCCCGCACCATCTCCCCCGTGCTGccatggctgctctgctgcctgcccccCAAAATCCGGCAGTGGTTCTGCTGTGGGGGAGGTGACCCTGTCCAG GGTCCCAGCCATGTGGACACCATGGAGAAGAACAACGGGGTGCCCAATGGCCTGCTCCCCCCCGGCCCCGaccagcaggggaaggaggaaggacagGGGTACATCCGCAGTGCTGGTGCCCCCATGTACACCGTGCAGGAAACCTCTTTCTGA
- the SLC5A6 gene encoding sodium-dependent multivitamin transporter isoform X1, producing the protein MPSRRRAEAAPGAAPPPPRPSGRAPAAAAHGLPGPGRCWSGRAAGVRSAHEAGRARAAPAGQRHRDTLTMEFTAIDYGIFALLLVLSSAIGLFYALSGDRQRTVQEFLLANRDMGCLPVALSLLASFQSAVAILGVPAEIFRFGTEYWFLGCSYFLGLLIPAHIFIPVFYRLRITSTYEYLELRFNKTVRVFGTITFIFQMVIYMGVVLYAPALALNAVTGFDLWSAVLTMGLVCTLYTTLGGLKAVIWTDVFQTLVMLAGQVAVIVVGAWRVGGMARVWRVAEQEGKISGIDLDPNPLERHTFWSLAVGGIFMMLSLYGVNQAQVQRYLSARSEREAKLSCYAVFPCQQIVLCLSCLTGLVMFVYDQEHPLAPSQRYASSDQLVLFFVMDVLRDLPGLPGLFVACLFSGALSTISSAFNSLATVTMEDLVRPHFPGLSESRATLISKLLALGYGLLCLGMAYVSSLLGPVLQAAISIFGMVGGPLLGLFCLGMFFPCANPTGAVVGLLAGLVMAFWIGIGSFLHSTAGAKGVSPANSTALPTVGNLSTVLATTLLPPTSAPPRPTGLQRFYSLSYMWYSAHNSTTVILVGVLVSLLTGPTPPAALDPRTISPVLPWLLCCLPPKIRQWFCCGGGDPVQGPSHVDTMEKNNGVPNGLLPPGPDQQGKEEGQGYIRSAGAPMYTVQETSF; encoded by the exons ATGCCGTCACGCCGCCGTGCGGAagcggcaccgggagcggccCCGCCCCCCCCCCGTCCTTCCGGGCGCGCCCCGGCTGCGGCGGCACATGGG ctgccagggccaGGCCGATGCTGGTCAGGACGTGCCGCCGGGGTCAGGAGTGCCCATGAGGCCGGCAGGGCGCGGGCGGCACCGGCGGGGCAGCGGCACAGGGACACGCTCACCATGGAGTTCACGGCCATCGACTACGGCATCTTCGcgctgctgctggtgctgtccTCGGCCATCGGGCTGTTCTACGCGCTGAGCGGCGACCGGCAGCGCACGGTGCAGGAGTTCCTGCTAGCCAACCGTGACATGGGCTGCCTGCCCGTcgccctgtccctgctggcctCCTTCCAGTCAGCTGTGGCCATCCTGGGAGTGCCAGCTGAGATCTTTCGCTTCGGCACCGAGTACTGGTTCCTTGGCTGCTCCTATTTCCTGGGGCTGCTCATCCCGGCGCACATCTTCATCCCCGTCTTCTACCGTCTGCGCATCACCAGCACCTATGAG TACCTGGAGCTGCGCTTCAACAAGACGGTGCGAGTCTTCGGCACCATCACCTTCATCTTCCAGATG GTTATCTACATGGGTGTGGTGCTCTACGCACCCGCGCTGGCCCTCAACGCAG TGACGGGCTTTGACCTCTGGAGCGCGGTGCTGACCATGGGGCTGGTCTGCACGCTCTACACTACGCTG ggtgggCTGAAGGCCGTCATCTGGACAGATGTGTTCCAGACGCTGGTGATGCTGGCGGGGCAGGTTGCCGTCATCGTGGTGGGCGCATGGCGGGTGGGGGGCATGGCCCGTGTCTGGCGCGTGGCTGAGCAGGAGGGCAAGATCTCCGGCATTGA CCTGGACCCCAACCCCCTGGAACGTCACACCTTCTGGTCGCTGGCCGTGGGTGGGATCTTCATGATGCTCTCGCTGTACGGGGTGAACCAGGCGCAGGTGCAGCGCTACCTCAGCGCCCGCAGCGAGCGGGAGGCCAAGCT CTCCTGCTACGCCGTGTTCCCCTGCCAGCAGATTGtgctctgcctcagctgccTCACCGGCCTCGTCATGTTCGTCTATGACCAGGAGCACCCGCTGGCACCCAGCCAGCGCTACGCCTCCTCTGACCAG ctggtgCTGTTCTTCGTGATGGACGTGCTGCGGGACCTGCCGGGGCTGCCCGGGCTCTTTGTCGCCTGCCTCTTCAGCGGTGCCCTCAG caccaTCTCCTCTGCCTTCAACTCGCTGGCCACGGTGACCATGGAGGACCTGGTGCGGCCGCACTTCCCCGGGCTGTCGGAGTCACGGGCCACGCTGATCTCCAAGCTGCTGG ctctcGGTTAtgggctgctgtgcctggggatgGCGTATGTGTCCTCCCTGCTGGGACCTGTGCTGCAG GCGGCCATCAGCATCTTTGGCATGGTGGGGGGTCCACTCCTGGGGCTCTTCTGCCTCGGCATGTTCTTCCCCTGTGCCAACCCCACG GGAGCTGTCGTGGGGCTCCTGGCTGGACTGGTCATGGCCTTCTGGATAGGCATTGGCAgcttcctgcacagcacagccgGGGCCAAGGGGGTCTCCCCAGCcaacagcacagcactgcccacTGTGGGCAACCTCAGCACTGTCCTGGCTACCACCCTGCTGCCCCCCACATCAGCACCCCCGAG GCCCACCGGGCTGCAGCGCTTCTACAGCCTGTCCTACATGTGGTACAGTGCCCACAACTCCACCACTGTCATCCTGGTGGGGGTCCTGGTCAGCCTGCTCACTG GCCCCACGCCGCCGGCGGCACTGGACCCCCGCACCATCTCCCCCGTGCTGccatggctgctctgctgcctgcccccCAAAATCCGGCAGTGGTTCTGCTGTGGGGGAGGTGACCCTGTCCAG GGTCCCAGCCATGTGGACACCATGGAGAAGAACAACGGGGTGCCCAATGGCCTGCTCCCCCCCGGCCCCGaccagcaggggaaggaggaaggacagGGGTACATCCGCAGTGCTGGTGCCCCCATGTACACCGTGCAGGAAACCTCTTTCTGA
- the ATRAID gene encoding all-trans retinoic acid-induced differentiation factor yields the protein MLGAGGAAGGFALLLLPLLLPRAARGTGVCGLCPGPPRNGSIVSRFCESRGNTETDGRCCRERAPSPGRLLGLDLSNCSLHTVPPGLAEATDAIVLDLTENPMTALPNGSFLGFIHLQSLAVPLTLECPGGSDTWQNVTVDGSSRLCQGQRNPCNSSVELAWPCPENSVCAPDGPGFTQCLCDSPFHGYKCLREGTFPMLLFGGILGTATVSLSLLLWGTQRRKAKTP from the exons ATGCTCGGGGCTGGCGGGGCCGCGGGCGGGTTcgcgctgctgctgctgccgctgctgctgccccgGGCCGCCCGCGGGACCGGG GTGTGCGGGCTCTGCCCGGGGCCGCCGCGGAACGGCTCCATCGTGTCCCGGTTCTGTGAGTCCCGGGGCAACACTGAGACCGATGGGCGCTGCTGCCGGGAGCGGGCTCCGTCCCCAGGGCGGCTTCTGGG GCTGGACCTGAGCAACTGCTCCCTGCACACTGTCCCCCCGGGGCTGGCCGAGGCCACTGATGCCATTGTCCT GGACTTGACTGAGAACCCCATGACGGCTCTCCCCAATGGTTCCTTCCTGGGTTTCATCCACCTGCAGAGCCT CGCGGTGCCGCTGACACTGGAGTGTCCAGGCGGGAGTGACACCTGGCAGAACGTGACAGTGGATGGGAGCAGCcggctgtgccagggacagaGGAACCCCTGCAACAGCTCTGTGGAACTCG cctggccatgTCCTGAAAACTCTGTGTGTGCCCCTGACGGACCCGGCTTCACCCAATGCCTCTGTGACAGTCCCTTCCACGGCTACAAGTGCCTGCGTGAG GGAACATTCCCGATGCTTCTCTTTGGAGGAATCCTGGGCACTGCCACTGTGTCCCTGTcgctgctgctgtggggcacCCAGCGGAGGAAGGCCAAGACcccctga
- the MAPRE3 gene encoding microtubule-associated protein RP/EB family member 3 isoform X1, producing MQRWGMAVNVYSTSVTSENLSRHDMLAWVNDSLQLNYTKIEQLCSGAAYCQFMDMLFPGCVHLRKVKFQAKLEHEYIHNFKVLQAAFKKMGVDKIIAVERLVKGKFQDNFEFIQWFKKFFDANYDGKEYNPLLARQGQDVAPPPNPGDHIYNKPKKPIGTAVPQRTSPTGPKNTPNPARLGNVPSGILRKNSPAARNGGTEADAQILELNQQLMDLKLTVDGLEKERDFYFSKLRDIELICQEHENENSPIITGIVSVLYATEEGFAPPEDDELEEQPPEDQDEY from the exons ATGCAGCG CTGGGGCATGGCCGTCAATGTGTACTCAACATCGGTGACCAGCGAGAACCTGAGCCGCCATGACATGCTGGCCTGGGTCAACGACTCCCTGCAGCTCAACTACACCAAGATCGAGCAGCTTTGCTCAG GGGCTGCATATTGCCAGTTCATGGACATGCTGTTCCCCGGCTGCGTGCACCTGCGCAAGGTGAAGTTCCAGGCCAAGCTGGAGCACGAGTACATCCACAACTTCAAGGTGCTGCAGGCCGCCTTCAAGAAGATGGGAGTGGACAAA ATCATCGCGGTGGAGCGGCTGGTGAAGGGCAAGTTCCAGGACAATTTTGAGTTCATCCAGTGGTTCAAGAAATTCTTTGACGCCAACTACGATGGGAAGGAGTACAACCCGCTGCTGGCGCGGCAGGGCCAGGACGTCGCGCCCCCCCCTAACCCAGGTGATCACATCTACAACAAACCCAAGAAACCCATTGGCACTGCAG TCCCCCAGAGGACCTCCCCCACGGGCCCCAAGAACACCCCGAACCCAGCCCGCCTCGGCAACGTGCCCAGCGGCATCCTACGGAAAAACTCGCCCGCCGCCCGCAACGGCGGCACCGAGGCTGACGCACAGATCCTGGAGCTCAACCAGCAG CTGATGGACCTGAAGCTGACAGTGGATGGGCTGGAGAAGGAGCGGGATTTCTACTTCAGCAAACTGCGGGACATTGAGCTCATCTGCCAGGAGCACGAGAACGAGAACAGCCCCATCATCACCGGCATCGTCAGCGTCCTCTATGCCACGGAG GAGGGCTTCGCCCCACCAGAGGACGAcgagctggaggagcagccgCCAGAGGACCAGGACGAGTACTAG
- the MAPRE3 gene encoding microtubule-associated protein RP/EB family member 3 isoform X2, which yields MQRWGMAVNVYSTSVTSENLSRHDMLAWVNDSLQLNYTKIEQLCSGAAYCQFMDMLFPGCVHLRKVKFQAKLEHEYIHNFKVLQAAFKKMGVDKIIAVERLVKGKFQDNFEFIQWFKKFFDANYDGKEYNPLLARQGQDVAPPPNPVPQRTSPTGPKNTPNPARLGNVPSGILRKNSPAARNGGTEADAQILELNQQLMDLKLTVDGLEKERDFYFSKLRDIELICQEHENENSPIITGIVSVLYATEEGFAPPEDDELEEQPPEDQDEY from the exons ATGCAGCG CTGGGGCATGGCCGTCAATGTGTACTCAACATCGGTGACCAGCGAGAACCTGAGCCGCCATGACATGCTGGCCTGGGTCAACGACTCCCTGCAGCTCAACTACACCAAGATCGAGCAGCTTTGCTCAG GGGCTGCATATTGCCAGTTCATGGACATGCTGTTCCCCGGCTGCGTGCACCTGCGCAAGGTGAAGTTCCAGGCCAAGCTGGAGCACGAGTACATCCACAACTTCAAGGTGCTGCAGGCCGCCTTCAAGAAGATGGGAGTGGACAAA ATCATCGCGGTGGAGCGGCTGGTGAAGGGCAAGTTCCAGGACAATTTTGAGTTCATCCAGTGGTTCAAGAAATTCTTTGACGCCAACTACGATGGGAAGGAGTACAACCCGCTGCTGGCGCGGCAGGGCCAGGACGTCGCGCCCCCCCCTAACCCAG TCCCCCAGAGGACCTCCCCCACGGGCCCCAAGAACACCCCGAACCCAGCCCGCCTCGGCAACGTGCCCAGCGGCATCCTACGGAAAAACTCGCCCGCCGCCCGCAACGGCGGCACCGAGGCTGACGCACAGATCCTGGAGCTCAACCAGCAG CTGATGGACCTGAAGCTGACAGTGGATGGGCTGGAGAAGGAGCGGGATTTCTACTTCAGCAAACTGCGGGACATTGAGCTCATCTGCCAGGAGCACGAGAACGAGAACAGCCCCATCATCACCGGCATCGTCAGCGTCCTCTATGCCACGGAG GAGGGCTTCGCCCCACCAGAGGACGAcgagctggaggagcagccgCCAGAGGACCAGGACGAGTACTAG
- the MAPRE3 gene encoding microtubule-associated protein RP/EB family member 3 isoform X3, producing MAVNVYSTSVTSENLSRHDMLAWVNDSLQLNYTKIEQLCSGAAYCQFMDMLFPGCVHLRKVKFQAKLEHEYIHNFKVLQAAFKKMGVDKIIAVERLVKGKFQDNFEFIQWFKKFFDANYDGKEYNPLLARQGQDVAPPPNPGDHIYNKPKKPIGTAVPQRTSPTGPKNTPNPARLGNVPSGILRKNSPAARNGGTEADAQILELNQQLMDLKLTVDGLEKERDFYFSKLRDIELICQEHENENSPIITGIVSVLYATEEGFAPPEDDELEEQPPEDQDEY from the exons ATGGCCGTCAATGTGTACTCAACATCGGTGACCAGCGAGAACCTGAGCCGCCATGACATGCTGGCCTGGGTCAACGACTCCCTGCAGCTCAACTACACCAAGATCGAGCAGCTTTGCTCAG GGGCTGCATATTGCCAGTTCATGGACATGCTGTTCCCCGGCTGCGTGCACCTGCGCAAGGTGAAGTTCCAGGCCAAGCTGGAGCACGAGTACATCCACAACTTCAAGGTGCTGCAGGCCGCCTTCAAGAAGATGGGAGTGGACAAA ATCATCGCGGTGGAGCGGCTGGTGAAGGGCAAGTTCCAGGACAATTTTGAGTTCATCCAGTGGTTCAAGAAATTCTTTGACGCCAACTACGATGGGAAGGAGTACAACCCGCTGCTGGCGCGGCAGGGCCAGGACGTCGCGCCCCCCCCTAACCCAGGTGATCACATCTACAACAAACCCAAGAAACCCATTGGCACTGCAG TCCCCCAGAGGACCTCCCCCACGGGCCCCAAGAACACCCCGAACCCAGCCCGCCTCGGCAACGTGCCCAGCGGCATCCTACGGAAAAACTCGCCCGCCGCCCGCAACGGCGGCACCGAGGCTGACGCACAGATCCTGGAGCTCAACCAGCAG CTGATGGACCTGAAGCTGACAGTGGATGGGCTGGAGAAGGAGCGGGATTTCTACTTCAGCAAACTGCGGGACATTGAGCTCATCTGCCAGGAGCACGAGAACGAGAACAGCCCCATCATCACCGGCATCGTCAGCGTCCTCTATGCCACGGAG GAGGGCTTCGCCCCACCAGAGGACGAcgagctggaggagcagccgCCAGAGGACCAGGACGAGTACTAG